The following proteins are co-located in the Microbacterium sp. SORGH_AS_0888 genome:
- a CDS encoding M13 family metallopeptidase produces the protein MTESLRSGLALDELSDSIRPQDDLFRHVNGAWIERTEIPEDKARWGSFHLLAEQAEKHVQEIIQESQDAEPGTETRKVGDLFASFMDVERIAELGAEPLRAQLDRVAAIDSVPAFLRTVGELERDGVGGIIDLYVEPDPGDPERYVPFLIQSGLTMPDESYYRLESFQEIRVAYRTHIERILGLAGVEGPDAAADRIVALETEIAEHHWDNVRSRDAVATYNLKTWDEVTSLAGVELKPWLEGVAPHHPEAFAEVVVSQPSFIEGLGALLTEERLDAWRDWLRFKVVHAAAAFLSDPFVEENFSFYGTALTGVPVNRERWKRGVSLVEAALGEAVGKVYVERHFPPAAKEAMDELVANLIAAYRESISQLEWMSPETRERALAKLDAFTPKIGYPAAWRDYTGLEIDATDLVGNVRRAHVHEHDRQLGKVGRPIDRDEWYMTPQTVNAYYNPLMNEIVFPAAILQYPFFDADRDAAANYGGIGAVIGHEIGHGFDDQGSRFDGDGSLRDWWTDADRAAFEERTKNLIAQYDALVPQGLGEEHHVNGALTIGENIGDLGGLGIALRAYRLSIGSDAEAPEIDGLSGIQRLLLSWAQIWQQKGREAETIRLLTIDPHSPNEFRCNQIVRNIDAFYEAFGVSESDALWLAPDQRVTIW, from the coding sequence ATGACCGAATCCCTCCGCTCCGGTCTGGCGCTCGACGAGCTGAGCGACAGCATCCGACCGCAGGACGACCTGTTCCGCCACGTCAACGGTGCCTGGATCGAGCGCACCGAGATCCCCGAAGACAAGGCCCGCTGGGGCTCCTTCCATCTCCTCGCCGAACAAGCCGAGAAGCACGTGCAGGAGATCATCCAGGAGTCGCAGGACGCGGAACCGGGAACGGAGACCCGCAAGGTCGGCGATCTGTTCGCGAGCTTCATGGACGTCGAGCGCATCGCCGAGCTCGGCGCCGAGCCCCTCCGCGCGCAGCTCGATCGGGTCGCCGCGATCGACTCCGTCCCGGCGTTCCTGCGCACGGTCGGCGAGCTCGAGCGCGACGGCGTGGGCGGCATCATCGACCTCTACGTCGAGCCCGATCCGGGCGACCCGGAGCGCTACGTGCCGTTCCTCATCCAGTCGGGCCTGACGATGCCCGACGAGTCCTACTACCGGCTCGAGTCGTTCCAGGAGATCCGCGTCGCCTACCGCACGCACATCGAGCGCATCCTCGGGCTCGCCGGAGTCGAGGGCCCGGATGCGGCGGCCGACCGCATCGTCGCGCTCGAGACCGAGATCGCCGAGCACCACTGGGACAACGTCCGCAGCCGTGACGCGGTCGCCACGTACAACCTGAAGACCTGGGACGAGGTCACCTCCCTCGCCGGAGTCGAGCTGAAGCCGTGGCTCGAGGGCGTCGCCCCCCACCACCCCGAGGCCTTCGCCGAGGTCGTCGTCTCGCAGCCGAGCTTCATCGAGGGGCTGGGCGCGCTCCTGACCGAGGAGCGCCTCGACGCCTGGCGCGACTGGCTGCGCTTCAAGGTCGTCCACGCGGCGGCCGCGTTCCTCTCCGATCCGTTCGTCGAGGAGAACTTCTCGTTCTACGGCACGGCGCTCACCGGCGTGCCCGTCAACCGCGAGCGGTGGAAGCGCGGCGTGAGCCTCGTCGAGGCCGCGCTGGGCGAAGCCGTGGGCAAGGTGTACGTCGAGCGGCACTTCCCCCCGGCCGCGAAGGAGGCGATGGACGAGCTGGTCGCGAACCTCATCGCCGCCTACCGCGAGTCGATCTCCCAGCTCGAGTGGATGAGCCCCGAGACCCGCGAGCGCGCGCTCGCGAAGCTCGACGCGTTCACGCCGAAGATCGGCTACCCCGCCGCCTGGCGCGACTACACGGGCCTGGAGATCGACGCGACCGACCTGGTCGGCAACGTCCGCCGTGCGCACGTGCACGAGCACGACCGGCAGCTCGGCAAGGTGGGTCGCCCCATCGATCGCGACGAGTGGTACATGACCCCGCAGACGGTCAACGCGTACTACAACCCGCTCATGAACGAGATCGTGTTCCCGGCGGCGATCCTGCAGTACCCCTTCTTCGACGCGGATCGGGACGCCGCCGCCAACTACGGGGGCATCGGAGCGGTGATCGGACACGAGATCGGTCACGGCTTCGACGACCAGGGCAGCCGGTTCGACGGCGACGGGTCGCTGCGCGACTGGTGGACCGACGCCGACCGCGCCGCGTTCGAGGAGCGCACGAAGAACCTCATCGCGCAGTACGACGCGCTCGTGCCGCAGGGACTGGGCGAGGAGCACCACGTCAACGGTGCGCTCACGATCGGCGAGAACATCGGCGACCTCGGCGGGCTGGGCATCGCGCTGCGCGCGTACCGCCTCTCGATCGGCTCGGACGCCGAGGCTCCCGAGATCGATGGGCTCAGCGGCATCCAGCGTCTGCTGCTCAGCTGGGCGCAGATCTGGCAGCAGAAGGGCCGGGAGGCCGAGACGATCCGCCTGCTCACGATCGATCCGCACTCGCCCAACGAGTTCCGGTGCAACCAGATCGTGCGCAACATCGACGCGTTCTACGAGGCGTTCGGGGTGAGCGAGTCGGATGCGTTGTGGCTGGCCCCGGACCAGCGCGTCACCATCTGGTAA
- a CDS encoding MATE family efflux transporter codes for MAAGTPLNREILRLALPALGALVAEPLFLIVDAALVGHLGVVPLAALGVASAVLQTIVGLMVFLAYSTTPAVARRFGAGEHGSAVSAGIDGLWLALGLGAVLAAVGSLLTPWLIGLFGAGPDVSAAAEAYLGISMWGLPAMLIVFAATGLLRGMQDTVTPLWIAGAGFTANALLNVLFIYGFGWGIAGSAIGTVFAQWAMVAAYVVVVGRLARRHSASLRPRVDSVTTSARTGVWMFLRTVSLRAALLATVAVASALGTAELAGWQVAYTIFSAAAFALDALAIAAQALVGRGLGAGDERFVRRVLGRTVAWGLWFGVAVGLVIGCLSGVIGLVFTSDTAIAALVQPALIVLAIAQPVCGVVFVLDGVLMGAGDGRYLALAGLANLVPFVPALLVLVWVGAAGASGLAWLAGAFFGVYMLARLVTLGARVRGARWLTAGA; via the coding sequence ATGGCGGCCGGCACACCCCTCAACCGAGAGATCCTGCGGCTGGCCCTCCCTGCCCTCGGGGCCCTCGTCGCGGAGCCCCTCTTCCTCATCGTCGACGCCGCGCTCGTGGGCCACCTCGGCGTCGTCCCGCTCGCGGCGCTCGGCGTGGCCTCGGCCGTGCTGCAGACGATCGTCGGGCTCATGGTGTTCCTCGCGTACTCGACGACGCCGGCCGTCGCGCGGCGGTTCGGCGCGGGCGAGCACGGCAGCGCGGTCTCGGCCGGGATCGACGGGCTGTGGCTCGCGCTCGGGCTGGGCGCGGTGCTCGCGGCGGTGGGGTCCCTGCTCACGCCCTGGCTGATCGGGCTGTTCGGGGCGGGGCCGGATGTCTCGGCCGCCGCCGAGGCGTACCTCGGCATCTCGATGTGGGGGCTGCCGGCCATGCTGATCGTGTTCGCCGCGACCGGCCTGCTGCGCGGCATGCAGGACACGGTGACCCCGCTGTGGATCGCGGGCGCGGGGTTCACCGCCAACGCCCTGCTCAACGTGCTGTTCATCTACGGGTTCGGCTGGGGGATCGCCGGCTCCGCCATCGGCACGGTGTTCGCGCAGTGGGCGATGGTCGCCGCCTACGTGGTCGTGGTGGGCAGGCTCGCGCGACGGCACTCGGCCTCCCTGCGTCCCCGGGTCGACAGCGTGACCACCAGCGCGCGCACGGGCGTCTGGATGTTCCTGCGCACGGTCTCGCTGCGCGCCGCGCTGCTGGCGACCGTCGCGGTCGCGAGCGCCCTCGGCACCGCCGAGCTCGCCGGCTGGCAGGTGGCGTACACGATCTTCTCGGCGGCCGCGTTCGCCCTCGATGCGCTCGCGATCGCGGCGCAGGCGCTCGTCGGACGCGGGCTCGGCGCGGGCGACGAGCGCTTCGTCCGCCGCGTGCTCGGACGCACGGTCGCATGGGGCCTGTGGTTCGGCGTCGCCGTCGGGCTCGTCATCGGCTGCCTGTCGGGGGTCATCGGCCTGGTGTTCACGAGCGACACCGCGATCGCCGCCCTCGTGCAGCCGGCGCTCATCGTGCTCGCGATCGCCCAGCCGGTGTGCGGGGTCGTCTTCGTGCTGGACGGCGTCCTCATGGGCGCCGGCGACGGGCGTTACCTGGCGCTGGCGGGGCTCGCGAACCTCGTGCCCTTCGTCCCGGCTCTGCTCGTGCTGGTGTGGGTCGGCGCGGCGGGGGCGAGCGGGCTCGCCTGGCTGGCGGGAGCGTTCTTCGGCGTGTACATGCTCGCGCGGCTCGTGACGCTCGGCGCCCGTGTGCGGGGGGCGCGCTGGCTCACCGCCGGCGCGTGA
- a CDS encoding response regulator transcription factor: protein MRVLIVEDELFLAEAIRDGLRLDAIAADIAGDGDTALEQLAVNRYDVVVLDRDIPGPRGDEIARRLSMEPAAPRILMLTAADRLDDKESGFASGADDYLTKPFALRELVIRLRALGRRSAVGVPPTSERAGVTLDRFRREVFRDGRHVALTRKQFAVLDVLMSADGGVVSAEDLLERAWDENADPFTNAVRITISTLRKRLGEPWVIETVPGVGYRMLP, encoded by the coding sequence ATGCGCGTGCTGATCGTGGAGGACGAGCTGTTCCTGGCCGAGGCGATCCGAGACGGGCTGCGCCTGGACGCCATCGCGGCCGACATCGCCGGGGACGGCGACACGGCGCTCGAGCAGCTGGCGGTCAACCGCTACGACGTCGTCGTCCTCGATCGCGACATCCCTGGCCCCCGGGGCGACGAGATCGCCCGGCGGCTGTCCATGGAACCGGCCGCGCCCCGCATCCTCATGCTCACCGCCGCCGACCGGCTCGACGACAAGGAGAGCGGCTTCGCCAGCGGCGCCGACGACTACCTCACCAAGCCCTTCGCGCTGCGTGAGCTCGTGATACGGCTGCGGGCGCTCGGGCGGCGTTCGGCCGTCGGGGTGCCCCCGACGTCCGAGCGAGCGGGAGTGACGCTCGATCGCTTCCGCCGCGAGGTGTTCCGCGATGGGCGCCACGTCGCCCTCACCCGCAAGCAGTTCGCCGTGCTGGACGTGCTCATGAGCGCCGACGGCGGCGTGGTGAGCGCGGAGGACCTGCTCGAACGCGCCTGGGACGAGAACGCGGATCCGTTCACGAACGCCGTGCGCATCACGATCTCGACGCTGCGCAAACGCCTCGGCGAGCCCTGGGTCATCGAGACGGTGCCGGGCGTGGGGTATCGGATGCTGCCGTGA